A region of Thermobifida halotolerans DNA encodes the following proteins:
- the cas7i gene encoding type I-B CRISPR-associated protein Cas7/Cst2/DevR: protein MSYLAGKIVLAVEAGAPNNGKSENTTTTPVKYARVRGRIHPYVSAQAFRRWVRDTMTAAGSVPSTVERVGKAQGKAQKATTAADPARFADDDLFGYMKAAAKSKDDATTLRDSPFMVGTFMSVEPVRVTEDFGVMSRGIDEPVLHSHQFYTADLAAPFLLDLPRVGTFTLAGKKGGKANYLSKQEAMKAAAAIEAGATMVSFRGQQALRLPLETRRERVALLLEAIADLAGGAKKALHYGDRTPALVALVPMAGGVNPLGFVVDGAEDGSGLRVRGDVLAQELEAWQGQWEMPVRIGWRPGFRDRARKEFDNQAAPLVGGGRVVMDHPRPLLRGLAEEIRAGACDHWFDDPQR from the coding sequence ATGAGCTACCTGGCGGGAAAGATCGTGCTCGCGGTCGAAGCGGGCGCGCCCAACAACGGCAAGAGTGAGAACACCACCACGACCCCGGTGAAGTACGCGCGGGTACGCGGTCGGATCCACCCCTATGTGTCGGCGCAGGCGTTCCGCCGGTGGGTGCGCGACACCATGACCGCCGCCGGATCGGTCCCCTCCACGGTGGAACGCGTGGGCAAAGCCCAGGGCAAAGCGCAGAAAGCCACCACCGCGGCCGATCCCGCACGATTCGCCGACGACGACCTGTTCGGCTACATGAAAGCGGCCGCGAAGTCCAAGGACGACGCCACCACCCTGCGGGACAGCCCGTTCATGGTGGGGACGTTCATGTCGGTGGAACCGGTGCGCGTCACCGAGGACTTCGGGGTGATGTCGCGCGGAATCGACGAGCCGGTCCTGCACTCCCACCAGTTCTACACCGCCGACCTCGCCGCGCCGTTCCTGCTCGACCTTCCCCGGGTCGGCACCTTCACCCTGGCCGGCAAAAAAGGCGGGAAGGCCAACTACCTCAGCAAGCAGGAGGCGATGAAGGCCGCCGCCGCCATCGAGGCGGGGGCGACGATGGTCTCCTTCCGCGGCCAGCAGGCGCTGCGTCTGCCGCTGGAGACCCGCCGGGAGCGGGTGGCCCTACTGCTGGAGGCGATCGCGGACCTGGCCGGAGGAGCCAAGAAGGCGCTGCACTACGGCGACCGCACTCCGGCCCTGGTCGCGCTGGTGCCGATGGCCGGCGGCGTCAACCCGCTGGGGTTCGTCGTCGATGGCGCCGAAGACGGCTCCGGGCTGCGGGTACGCGGCGATGTGCTCGCCCAGGAGTTGGAGGCCTGGCAGGGACAGTGGGAAATGCCGGTACGGATCGGCTGGCGGCCGGGCTTCCGGGACCGGGCGCGTAAGGAGTTCGACAACCAGGCCGCCCCGCTGGTCGGCGGAGGCAGGGTGGTCATGGACCACCCCCGGCCACTGCTGAGGGGCCTGGCCGAGGAGATCCGAGCCGGGGCGTGCGACCACTGGTTCGACGACCCGCAGCGGTGA
- the cas6 gene encoding CRISPR-associated endoribonuclease Cas6: MRFRVDVAALTPQMEWPDVHGAARGVIYDLVRGQDSALATELHDIGWNGTPLRPLGLCPPVFPGAPRKKGTYATSNRGMLRLGSPVPRIAACLLAGLGGANELRWGRTPLRVNGVQMEAPPEHSSGVAVFETVSPVVLKHDDRFLLPEDTGYEERLAHNIRHKADALGVASETEVEVLKAGHRRMFRAGKGLRIGAPLTVRVHASPALLDALYDWGLGLANNQGFGWVK, from the coding sequence ATGCGGTTCCGAGTGGATGTCGCGGCGCTCACGCCGCAGATGGAATGGCCGGACGTACACGGCGCAGCCCGCGGAGTGATCTATGACCTCGTCAGAGGGCAGGACTCCGCTCTGGCCACTGAGTTGCACGACATCGGTTGGAACGGTACGCCTTTGCGGCCGCTCGGGCTCTGCCCACCGGTGTTTCCCGGTGCGCCGCGCAAGAAGGGAACCTATGCGACCTCGAACAGGGGGATGCTGCGCTTGGGGTCCCCGGTGCCCCGCATCGCCGCGTGCCTGTTGGCGGGACTGGGAGGGGCCAACGAACTGCGGTGGGGAAGGACACCGCTGCGGGTCAACGGTGTCCAGATGGAGGCGCCGCCTGAGCATTCCTCCGGTGTGGCGGTCTTCGAAACGGTATCCCCGGTGGTACTCAAACACGACGACCGCTTCCTGCTCCCAGAAGACACGGGATATGAGGAGCGACTGGCCCACAACATCCGCCACAAGGCCGATGCGCTCGGGGTGGCCTCCGAAACGGAGGTGGAGGTTCTCAAAGCAGGACACCGCCGTATGTTCCGCGCGGGGAAAGGGCTTCGAATCGGAGCTCCGCTGACCGTGCGAGTTCACGCGTCGCCCGCGCTGCTGGACGCGTTGTACGACTGGGGGCTGGGGCTGGCGAACAACCAGGGGTTCGGGTGGGTGAAGTGA
- the cyaB gene encoding class IV adenylate cyclase translates to MSIEVERKRQVDADREQVKARLVERGYRETASSAEVDTYYSRPDVDYLATVECLRVRRRGGFAEITYKPASTDATRPLHGVVAKHETNVVLSDAGQADRAEALLEAIGMVRLVRVDKARTAWQHPARENTTVTVDTVAGAGVFVEVEIIGDDADQAAADLAEVEADLGLAGYPVVALPYRDIVRQTVRQPR, encoded by the coding sequence ATGAGCATCGAAGTCGAACGTAAACGCCAGGTCGACGCCGACCGCGAACAGGTGAAGGCCCGCCTGGTCGAACGCGGGTACCGCGAAACGGCCTCGTCCGCCGAGGTGGACACCTACTACAGCCGCCCGGACGTCGACTACCTGGCGACAGTGGAGTGCCTGCGGGTCAGGCGGCGGGGCGGTTTCGCGGAGATCACCTACAAACCCGCGTCCACCGACGCCACCCGCCCCCTGCACGGGGTGGTCGCCAAACACGAGACGAACGTGGTCCTCTCCGACGCCGGGCAGGCGGACAGAGCCGAGGCGCTTCTGGAGGCGATCGGCATGGTGCGGCTGGTGCGGGTCGACAAGGCGCGCACCGCCTGGCAGCACCCCGCGCGCGAGAACACCACCGTCACCGTGGACACGGTGGCGGGCGCGGGCGTGTTCGTCGAGGTGGAGATCATCGGCGACGACGCCGACCAGGCCGCCGCAGACCTCGCCGAGGTGGAAGCCGACCTGGGGCTGGCGGGCTACCCGGTCGTGGCGCTGCCGTACCGGGACATCGTGCGCCAGACGGTCCGGCAACCGCGATGA